GTTACAGGAATATTTTCAGCGGAGATTTTGCCTTTCGGAAGAGGTATTTTACTATCTGTTAAAGCAGAACCGCCTATTTCAGAAAGCCAATGATAATCAATTACTTTGGCTTGAACCGGTTGATAGAATTTTGCCAGTTCATTATAACAGGCAAGTTCTTTTTTTTCAGTTAGCTGTCCATAATTGAAATGCAGAAAATAGACCTCTTCATTTTCCGCAGCTGCATAAGCTGCAGTTACCAGAGAATCCATTCCTCCACTCACTAAAACTATTGCACTTTGCATATCCTATATCCTATAACATTTTGTTGAACAAATATCGTTTAATCCTTCTTTGTGTCAAGATAAGAATGCTACTATACCTATATCTTGCCAATTAAACCAATATAGATAACATACTGAATGCGAGAATAACAGCTTTGCTGAACTCATTTTTCCGCTAAAATAACTTGATTTTACTTGCTTTGTGCCCTGTTTCTTTCTTTTGTTATTAGCACAAGCGTATCTACTTGTAACATAGTTGATTGTGTTACAACTCTCTTACACTTCCCTAACACTTCAGTAATCTCATAAGAGAAATGTTAGGGAATTGTAACTGGAATATAACTTGATGATGTAAGCAAAAGTCACATTGTGATTGGATAGTAAATCTAAATGGTGCATTACTGATGGCTGGAGGCAATCAGCGCTTTTGTCTTGAAGAGGTATGGAATTATTCCGTTATAATGGAAGACCTTTCAGAAATATCTCTTTAAGTGCTGTAGTGCTTTCAGCGTGATTGATTTCATTACGCAATTCAGGCCCCCCTAAAATTCCTTTGGTATAATGGCAAAGTTGAGAGCGCAATTCCCGAATGGCAATGTATTCTTGTTTATAGTGAAGGGTTTTATCTATTTGCAAAATAATGGTGTTAAGTATATCTTGTTTGGTTATGGGATTATAGGTTCCCGTTTGTAAAAATTGCCGGCATTGGGCAAAAAGCCAGGGTTTTCCTAATGCTCCTCTGCCAATCATCAAGCCGTCACAATTTGTTTCCGTTTGCATATTTAAGGCATCTTCCGGTGTTTTTATGTCTCCATTGCCGATAACTGGAATAGATACATTCTGTTTCAAGATTTTAATATGTTCCCAATTGCTAATTCCAGAAAACATTTGAACTGCCGTTCTTGGATGCAAACACAGAAAATCGGCTCCACTATCTTGCAACATTAACCCAAAATCAAGATAATTCAGATTCCGCAAATCCCAACCACTGCGAAATTTAACGCTTAGGGGCAGGCAATTTTGCAGTGCCTTTTTCACTTCTTTCACTATTTTTTCTGCCAGGGAAGGATTTTTCATTAACGCCGAACCAGCTCCTCTTCTAATTACTTTTTTCACTGGGCAGCCCATATTAATATCGATAAAATCGGGTTTTAGAGGTAGTAAAGATTCAGCGGCTTGTGCCATTATTCTGGGATCACTGCCAAAAATCTGGATGCCAAAAGGCCGTTCTGATTCCTCAAACACAGTATATTGTAAAGTTTTAGCCGCGTTTCTGATTAAGCCATCGGCGCTAACCATTTCGCTTACTAAGACCTCAGCCCCCCACTGTTTACAAATTTGACGAAAAGGAGGTTCGGAAAATCCAGCTAAAGGAGCTAAATAAAGTAAGGGTTGAGAAAATAAGTCAATGGTCATTGCGTAGCATATTTTGCTTTTATGGCGTTGATATCCACTTCGTCTATATTTTCTTTATACATAAAGCGTTTGGCATAATCCAAATATAATCCGCTCTCTAAAAAGAAATCCACCAGGTCTTTATCCAGTTGGCCATCTTTAACCATAAAACCAATAATGGTAAGTGATTCCGTTAAGGTCTTGGCTTTTTTATAGGGTCTGTCGGCAGCGGTTAATGCTTCAAAAACATCTGCCACAGCTAAAATGCGGGATTGTAAAGGTAATTGTTCGGCAGAATAGCCCTTGGGATAGCCCTTACCATTCAGCATTTCATGGTGAGTGGAAGCATAAAAAGCCACATTTTCGTATTTCTTGGGGAAAGTAAGTTGAGAAAGCATTTCCCAAGTAATGGCAACATGGTCTTGCATTATTTTCATTTCTTCTGGGGTAAAAGTTCCTCTGCCACTAATCATCATATTCTTTTTCTCGTCGTCCGTAAAAATGAAATAACGCTTGCCTTCATATTCAAAATCTATTTTTCCCAGCTTTTCCACTCTTGCCAAATCGGCTTTATCCACAAATTCTTTGCCTACATTCACATCGATAAGAAACTCAATGGTCTGGGTAAGATAGTTGTGAAACTCCTTGGGTTCAAGCTCGGGATCAATATGCTGCCGTATAAAAAGAGCAAAATCCGCTTCGCTTAATTTTATTTGCAGGTAAGATAAAAACAAATCCAATTTTTCCAAACGCAATTTTACCAATTCAATGCGATCACAAATTGTTTCCAATTTTGTGCTTTTATCCATTATTGCTTCGGGAGTTACAATTTTACCTACATCATGCATCCAGCCAGCCATTGAAAGTTCTTTCAGTTCATTTTCACTAAACTTGCGTCCTGGAAAATATTTATCTCCCGCTTCATTGATCTTATTGGCGATCATTTCCGTTAATAAAGCTACGCGGGTGATATGATTGGAAGAATATTTTGATTTTCTTTCAATTGCTCCGGCAATGGAACGAATAAATTGATTCAATAATTCTTCCAAGTCCTGAATTAACTTTTTATTGGATAAAGCAATGGCAGCTTGTGAGGAAAGGGAAGAAAGCATTGCCTTGTGTTCTTCGGTAAAGGAAATTATGTTTCCCTCTTCATCCTGGGCATTAATGAATTGAATTACGCCCAAAACCCTATCCTCATGGTTCTTCAAAGGTATCGTTAACATTGATTTACAGCGGTAGTTATTTTCCTTGTCGGTTTTGATGGTACCACTTACATCATAGCCGTCAGCTTCATAAACATCGTCAAAACACAAACTGTGCTTGTTATGATAAACATTGGTCACTATTTTATTGGTAACAGGCGTTCCATCTTCATTGTAAAGATCAATGCTTTTCCAATTGATAGGACCTCTTGTTCCGCCTTTCCTTAAGTTCAAAGTAGCGTTATAAACAATTTCAAATTCCAGTTTGGTGGCATCCTCGTTTACTTTATAAATCGTTGCTGCATCTGCTCTGGTAAAAGAAATTCCTTCTTCCAAAATCATATCGAAAATTTTATCCAAGTCCGTTTCGGAAGAAAGTGCTTCCCCAATGCGAGTTAAACGTTTGATGTGCATTAATTGTTCTTCTGCCAAATTGGTGATATTTTCCACTACGCTATTTAACATTTTATTGATTTCATAATTATGGCTGAATTCGTATTTCATTTTGTTTTACTCCTGTATGCGTTTAAAAAGCATATATTGAGGTTCAAAACCCTGATTTCTCTGCTCGGTTTCATACCAAGTTATTATGTGACTTTCAAAAGGTGAATGTTTCATAAGCGGTTCTTCGTAAACGGAGATAAAGGCAGAGTGCATTAAAAATTCATCTACAATCCAAGTGGCATAATCACTATTATCCGTTGTAATTTGAACCGGTGCCATTGGTTTTAAGATAAGCGAGAGAGAGCTTAAAAAATTCTGTTGAATAAGACGCCGTTTATGATGCTTCCGTTTGGGCCAGGGATCAGGATACTGTATAAAGACCCCGGAAATAGATTCCGGAGGGAAAAGTTGGTTGATCTTGGCATCTACATATATATGCAGTAATCGCACATTTTTATTCTGCTCGGGATTTAGCTTTTTTAAAGTGTTGTTTATTCTTTTTTCTGCCGCTTCCAGACCGATGAAATTATACTCCGGATGCAATAAGGAAAAGCGAGAAATAAATTCACCTTTGCCAGAACCGATTTCCAATAAAAGGGGCTGGGAATTATGAAATATATCTTGGGGATTGAGGCATAACAATTGTTTGTGCGAATCGCATTGGGGCTCAATTACAAAATAATCTCGATCAGAAATCATCTTCCGTATCGTCCTCTTTCGTCTCTTTTCTTATCTCTTGAACATCCTTTCGAACAATGATTAAATTTGCCAATGAGATACCTACGCCGATAAAAATAAATAATACCAATGAATTCAGAAAAAAGTCCAGAAAAGTGTTCAGAGCATTGGGTTGCTTTAGTAATACCATCAAAAGATTTAAATATTCTCCCAAAACCAGAGCTGAAACCAAAGAAAACAATAATGTGCGCACTCTTATCATTAATTTGGAAAAATAAGTAAAGTTTAAGATCAGCCATAGTAAGAATCCACAAATTAGATTTAACAAGAATAGCAGGATGAAATTAATTTGCGAACCCAAACGAACTATCATTAATACCCCATAAAATAACGGTAGAAAAACAAGTAAACCCCAAATTAGCAATTTAGGGAAACATAATTTAGCCAAAGCAAGTGCGCCTATAAAAAAACTGACGGCTAAATATAACTCTGCTTGACTTATGCCTCTGCCTGACCAATTGTTAGTAAAATCCCCGAAACTGCCGGAAAAAAGTATACCCCCTAAAATTGCCACTGCTATGGGGAAAAATAACAGTGTCAAATGCCTGGGCAATAATTTCGTGTTATCCATTTAAAACCTTCATTTATATTAGATTATCTAAGTATCTCCGCTTAGTGAAAACAAATTTATGTTGACTTCAATACCTATAATACAAATTTAACGCATCCATAGAGAATGTCAATAACAATAATTGATAAGGAGAAGCTGATTTGCTGAATATAGTTAAAAATCTGAAGGAGAAACTCTCCAAAACCAATAGCAGTTTTATGGGCAAACTAAATGATGCCGTAAAAAAAAGAAAGGTTTTAGATGAGGATATGATCTCTGAGATTGAAGAAATATTACTTCGCTCCGATACTGGAATTGAATTAACCGATCTAATCCTCGAACGCTTTCAAAAAATGCTGAAAAAAGATAAAGTTACAGACCCTGAAATTGCTCAGATTTATCTTAACGATGTAATGCGAGATATATTGCTCGCTGAAGATGAAAATAATCCCGATTTTTTTGTTGATCCACCGGTTAAACCTTATGTAATTCTGTTTGTGGGTGTAAATGGAACAGGAAAAACTACTACTATCGGAAAAGTTGCCTACAAATTTTCCCAAATGGGAAAGAAGGTCTTAATCGTTGCCGGAGATACTTTTCGCGCCGCAGCAATTGAACAAATTGCTATTTGGGCAGAAAGAGCCGGAGTTTCCATTGTTCGTTCTCAACCCGATAGCGATCCTGCAGCCATAATTTATGACGGAATAAAATCTGCCCTTGCACATAATTATGATGTTGTTTTAATCGATACCGCCGGCAGGCAACATACAAAAGATAATTTAATGCGAGAACTAAGCAAAATTGATCGCACTATAAAAAAACTAATTCCTGAAGCCCCTAATGAAGTTATCTTAGTAATAGACGCTACAACCGGACAAAATGCCATTTCCCAAGCCAATAATTTTGATAAAGCAATTCATTTAACTGGTATTGCTTTAACTAAATATGACGGAACCTCCAAAGGAGGAATAATTTTTAACTTGAAACATAACTTAAAACTACCAGTAAAACTATTGGGCGTGGGAGAAGGAATTGAGGACTTAATGCCTTTCAAAGCCGTTCCTTTCGTTAAAGCTTTCTTTGAAGAATAGCATAGCTTATATGGGGAAATTGCATACTCAATGCATTCATTTTAATTGACAAAAATGCATCTGATAAAATAGAGATAAATTAAATGACTATATAAAAAAAAGGAGACCAAAATGGCTACTCAACCTCCTCAAAACCAATTGCAGATCAAGATCGATGAAAAGGTCGGCGAAGGAACTTATGCTAATTTCTTTGTTATCACTAATTCTCCTTCCGAGTTTATTATGGATTGCGGTCGCGTTCTACCCGGAATTCCCGATGCCAGAATTTATACAAGAGTTCTGATGACTCCCTCGCATGCAAAACAACTGATGCAAATTCTGGAAAAGAACATTGAATCATACGAAAACCAATTTGGCGAAATTAAAATTTATGGCCAACAGGATAACAAACCAGTTGGCTTTCATCCGGAAACAAAATAGCTTATACTTGAGACCTATGCTTATGCTGCCTTGGCTGCTATGGGAGATATACAAAACCTGTCAGTGATAACGAAATGAATAATAGTCCTAAGCTATTATCTTAATACTATTTCTTTGGAAAAGGAGAAGACAAAAAATGAGCAAAATTGCTAATATGTTGGATGCCGATTTAAGAAATAGAATCTGTTTAGTCAGAATGGACCATAATGTAGTGAAAAATGGCGTCATTAAAGACACAATGCGCATTGATGCTACCATTCCTACTTTACTGCATATTTATCGAAAAGGTGGGCTACCTATTCTGATGACACATATAGGCAGGCCATTTGATAAAAAAACAGGTTCAATTAACATTTCAGACGGAGATTCAGTTGTTCCAATCGTGCAGTATCTAAAACAAAAATTTCAGCTGGAAGGATTAATTCCTGATTGCATACCCCAAGATAATGTTGGGATTACAAATTTAAATCCGATTGGTAAAGCCGTTGAATCACTTAAAAAAGGAGAAACTGACTTCGTTTATCTTCCCAATACACGTTGGTTTAAAGGTGAAGAAACAAAAGACGATGCCACAGACCTATTGGCAAAGGGCTTAGCTAAATTTGCCGATGTTTATATTAATGATGCGTTTGGTTCTTGGCAAGCACATAGCACTACTTATAATATTGCAAAATATCTTCCGGCTTATGCGGGTTTACTTTTGCAGAAAGAAATTAGCAATCTCAATAAGGTCTTCGAGCCCAAACATCCTTTTGTGGCAATTGTTGCAGGAGCCAAATTTGATACTAAAATAGGGCCTCTTTCTTCGTTAATTAAGATTGCTGACAAGCTAATCTTGGGTGGAGTTCTGTATAATGCTTATCTTTGCTGCAAATATAATATTCAAATTGAAGGTGTTACACCAGAAGATATTAAATCAGCAGGCCAATTCTTAAGCGAGAGCAAAGATTATTTAGCTAAAATTGTAGAACTGCCAATAATAGTAGAAAATGAGGGAATGGAAATTAGACAGAATACGGCAAAGCATAATGTTCAATTATTGCCAGCGGGAACTAACTTGAACTACATCTTGGATATAGCCGAAGATAACTTTGCCCAGGAAAATATAAAAAATGTTTTCCTGGAAGCAGGAACTATTTTTGTAAATGCTGTGATGGGTTATTCCACTTTATATCCGGAAGGCACAATGGCTATGTATTCACTGATCAATCAATGCAAGCAGGCAAATAAACTCTTTGGTGGGGGAGATACCATTCAGGATTTTAAAGAATATCTGCCAGGTATCTTTGCCAAGGCACAAAATGACCCCTCTTACTATTTCTTTACTGGTGGGGGTGCAATTCTTGATGCCATTCAACAGGGCTCACCTTATGGAATGAAGCCAGTGCAGGCATTGTTAAAAGAATAGGAACATAGAGCTAAAATTTATTGCGGACTAACATAGCAATAAGGTTCATTTAGCTCTGACTTCTTTTAACTGTGAACTATTATGCCAAGATCGGTTAGTAGGCAAGAAGAAGTTTGATATTTTAGTGAACCCCAATTATGAAATTATAAAGTAAGATATGATAGAAAAACAAAGGAGAATATAGTGGATAGTGAACCAAAATTGAACCTGCTGAAGGATTTTCCTCCTCCAGATTATGCAGAATGGCTACAAGCTGTTAAAGACGGACTAAAAGGCGCTGATTTTGATAAGGTAATGAAAACTGTAACTTATGAAGGTATAACTCTTCAACCAATATATCGAAAAGAAGATATTGAAAAAATTTCTTTTCCTGAAAGTCAACCCGGTAATACACCTTTCGTGCGTGGTAATGATCCTGTTCGTTTTTTAACGGAGGGCTGGTTAGTTGCCCAAAATCATACTGAATCTGATCTTAAGTTATTAAACACAATGTTACGGAAGGAATTAAACCAGGGCTTAACTGCGGTAAATATCTCTTTATCAAGTAATTATCCCTACACTGGAGTAAAGATTCATAATGTTACTGATTGGGAAACACTGCTACAAGATATAGACATAAAAGCTGCTCCTCTATTTATCCAGCTTGAAATGGAAAATTTAGACATACTTAAGACCTTTGCACAGTATGCTAATAAACAAAACATTGATTTATTATCCCTACAAACAGGTGTTGGCTTTGATTTTATCGGTGAATTAGCAGAGAAAGGATACTTACCAAATACTTTGGAAGAATGCTGGGCACAAGTGACAGATATTGTAAAGTGGAATAGCAAAAATATGCCCCAAAACCGCATTTTCAGTATAGATGCCACTATTTATGAATCCGCGGGTGCTTCTATTGTTCAAGAAATGGCTTATGCTTTAGCAACCGCTATCTCTTATCTTAAATATTTGCAGAATGCAGGTTTGGCTATTGAAGAACTGGCACCTTTGTTTCAAGTGAAACTTTCTCTCGGCTCCAATTTCTTTCTGGAAATTGCCAAAGTGCGAGCTTTCCGTTTACTTTGGTCTGAGATGATTAAGGCATTCGGTGGGGAAGAGGATTTGCAAAAAGTGTGGATTCACGGAAAGACAGCAAAATTTAACAAGACAATTTATGATATCTATGTAAATGTCTTAAGAACAGCCACGGAAGGTTTTGCTGGTGTTATAGGCGGAGTTGATAGTTTGGAAATTAGTTGTTTTAACGAACTTATTGCTCAGCCAGATGAGTTTTCTTCTCGTATGGCAAGAAATCAACAAAATATATTGAAAGAAGAAGCACATTTCAACAAGGTGATTGATCCTGCCGGTGGTTGTTATTATATAGAATGGCTTACCAATGAACTGGCTAATAAATCCTGGGCTCTGATGCAAGAAATGGAAAGCAAGGGTGGGATGTTGGAGTGTATTAGTTCTGGCTATATAAATGATAGTATTGCAACCATAGCAAAGCAAAGAATAGATAAAGTCAATAAACGAAAAGACATCTTTGTAGGTATCAATATGTTTGCCAATCCTGAGGAAAAGGTAATTTCCGAAGCTCAAAAATCTTTCTTATTAGCTTCTGATAAAGTAGAAATAAGTAATCAAGCAAAATTTATCAACCCTAAAGGACCTTTACCAAAACATAGAGCCGTGGAAGAAGTGGAAGACCTGAGAAAGCAAATTGAGCAAAGTAATGGCAATAAGAAGATATTTTTGCTTAATATGGGAACTCTCTCGGAGTTCAAAGCCCGAGCGGATTTTGCTCTCAATTTCTTTCAAGTAAGCACTTTGGAAGTTATTAATCCCAATGGCTTCACCACAGTTGAAGAAGCAATCCTACAAGCGGAAAAATCTGGTGCC
The nucleotide sequence above comes from Candidatus Cloacimonas sp.. Encoded proteins:
- a CDS encoding HD domain-containing phosphohydrolase, whose product is MKYEFSHNYEINKMLNSVVENITNLAEEQLMHIKRLTRIGEALSSETDLDKIFDMILEEGISFTRADAATIYKVNEDATKLEFEIVYNATLNLRKGGTRGPINWKSIDLYNEDGTPVTNKIVTNVYHNKHSLCFDDVYEADGYDVSGTIKTDKENNYRCKSMLTIPLKNHEDRVLGVIQFINAQDEEGNIISFTEEHKAMLSSLSSQAAIALSNKKLIQDLEELLNQFIRSIAGAIERKSKYSSNHITRVALLTEMIANKINEAGDKYFPGRKFSENELKELSMAGWMHDVGKIVTPEAIMDKSTKLETICDRIELVKLRLEKLDLFLSYLQIKLSEADFALFIRQHIDPELEPKEFHNYLTQTIEFLIDVNVGKEFVDKADLARVEKLGKIDFEYEGKRYFIFTDDEKKNMMISGRGTFTPEEMKIMQDHVAITWEMLSQLTFPKKYENVAFYASTHHEMLNGKGYPKGYSAEQLPLQSRILAVADVFEALTAADRPYKKAKTLTESLTIIGFMVKDGQLDKDLVDFFLESGLYLDYAKRFMYKENIDEVDINAIKAKYATQ
- a CDS encoding phosphoglycerate kinase, producing MSKIANMLDADLRNRICLVRMDHNVVKNGVIKDTMRIDATIPTLLHIYRKGGLPILMTHIGRPFDKKTGSINISDGDSVVPIVQYLKQKFQLEGLIPDCIPQDNVGITNLNPIGKAVESLKKGETDFVYLPNTRWFKGEETKDDATDLLAKGLAKFADVYINDAFGSWQAHSTTYNIAKYLPAYAGLLLQKEISNLNKVFEPKHPFVAIVAGAKFDTKIGPLSSLIKIADKLILGGVLYNAYLCCKYNIQIEGVTPEDIKSAGQFLSESKDYLAKIVELPIIVENEGMEIRQNTAKHNVQLLPAGTNLNYILDIAEDNFAQENIKNVFLEAGTIFVNAVMGYSTLYPEGTMAMYSLINQCKQANKLFGGGDTIQDFKEYLPGIFAKAQNDPSYYFFTGGGAILDAIQQGSPYGMKPVQALLKE
- a CDS encoding DUF3467 domain-containing protein — encoded protein: MATQPPQNQLQIKIDEKVGEGTYANFFVITNSPSEFIMDCGRVLPGIPDARIYTRVLMTPSHAKQLMQILEKNIESYENQFGEIKIYGQQDNKPVGFHPETK
- a CDS encoding methylmalonyl-CoA mutase family protein, whose translation is MDSEPKLNLLKDFPPPDYAEWLQAVKDGLKGADFDKVMKTVTYEGITLQPIYRKEDIEKISFPESQPGNTPFVRGNDPVRFLTEGWLVAQNHTESDLKLLNTMLRKELNQGLTAVNISLSSNYPYTGVKIHNVTDWETLLQDIDIKAAPLFIQLEMENLDILKTFAQYANKQNIDLLSLQTGVGFDFIGELAEKGYLPNTLEECWAQVTDIVKWNSKNMPQNRIFSIDATIYESAGASIVQEMAYALATAISYLKYLQNAGLAIEELAPLFQVKLSLGSNFFLEIAKVRAFRLLWSEMIKAFGGEEDLQKVWIHGKTAKFNKTIYDIYVNVLRTATEGFAGVIGGVDSLEISCFNELIAQPDEFSSRMARNQQNILKEEAHFNKVIDPAGGCYYIEWLTNELANKSWALMQEMESKGGMLECISSGYINDSIATIAKQRIDKVNKRKDIFVGINMFANPEEKVISEAQKSFLLASDKVEISNQAKFINPKGPLPKHRAVEEVEDLRKQIEQSNGNKKIFLLNMGTLSEFKARADFALNFFQVSTLEVINPNGFTTVEEAILQAEKSGANAFCICSTDENYLTLVPEICAKLPNRIIILAGYPVDKIEDYKKAGIKCFIHLKADLVATLRDLAKQMEVIK
- the trmB gene encoding tRNA (guanosine(46)-N7)-methyltransferase TrmB gives rise to the protein MISDRDYFVIEPQCDSHKQLLCLNPQDIFHNSQPLLLEIGSGKGEFISRFSLLHPEYNFIGLEAAEKRINNTLKKLNPEQNKNVRLLHIYVDAKINQLFPPESISGVFIQYPDPWPKRKHHKRRLIQQNFLSSLSLILKPMAPVQITTDNSDYATWIVDEFLMHSAFISVYEEPLMKHSPFESHIITWYETEQRNQGFEPQYMLFKRIQE
- the ftsY gene encoding signal recognition particle-docking protein FtsY; this encodes MLNIVKNLKEKLSKTNSSFMGKLNDAVKKRKVLDEDMISEIEEILLRSDTGIELTDLILERFQKMLKKDKVTDPEIAQIYLNDVMRDILLAEDENNPDFFVDPPVKPYVILFVGVNGTGKTTTIGKVAYKFSQMGKKVLIVAGDTFRAAAIEQIAIWAERAGVSIVRSQPDSDPAAIIYDGIKSALAHNYDVVLIDTAGRQHTKDNLMRELSKIDRTIKKLIPEAPNEVILVIDATTGQNAISQANNFDKAIHLTGIALTKYDGTSKGGIIFNLKHNLKLPVKLLGVGEGIEDLMPFKAVPFVKAFFEE
- the dusB gene encoding tRNA dihydrouridine synthase DusB; the protein is MTIDLFSQPLLYLAPLAGFSEPPFRQICKQWGAEVLVSEMVSADGLIRNAAKTLQYTVFEESERPFGIQIFGSDPRIMAQAAESLLPLKPDFIDINMGCPVKKVIRRGAGSALMKNPSLAEKIVKEVKKALQNCLPLSVKFRSGWDLRNLNYLDFGLMLQDSGADFLCLHPRTAVQMFSGISNWEHIKILKQNVSIPVIGNGDIKTPEDALNMQTETNCDGLMIGRGALGKPWLFAQCRQFLQTGTYNPITKQDILNTIILQIDKTLHYKQEYIAIRELRSQLCHYTKGILGGPELRNEINHAESTTALKEIFLKGLPL